The proteins below are encoded in one region of Lepisosteus oculatus isolate fLepOcu1 chromosome 10, fLepOcu1.hap2, whole genome shotgun sequence:
- the gbp gene encoding glycogen synthase kinase binding protein, producing the protein MPCRKENYILLEQSVTVDSKEVDALVTKIGEALQLHSSAGANSQKTLSSCLHHSHSSSGDKHTCTSTKHSYSASHTRTSSNTKHGCCIRLRNRGLRSRASPYSIPGDYSDQDWDSLRAWNRKKIDVSSQEDDPHQLLQELILSGNLIKEAVRRLQLSTADRADLCKPADSLQC; encoded by the coding sequence ATGCCTTGTCGGAAGGAGAACTACATTCTTTTGGAGCAGTCGGTCACTGTTGACTCGAAAGAGGTGGACGCTCTGGTGACCAAGATCGGCGAAGCGCTGCAGCTGCACAGCAGCGCCGGTGCCAATAGTCAGAAGACGCTGTCATCGTGCCTTCATCACAGTCACAGCAGCAGTGGCGACAAGCACACTTGCACCAGTACAAAGCACAGCTACAGTGCCTCACACACTCGCACTAGCAGCAATACAAAGCATGGCTGTTGCATTCGGCTTCGAAATCGGGGTCTCCGGAGCCGGGCCAGTCCTTACTCCATCCCTGGGGACTACAGCGATCAGGACTGGGACAGTCTGAGAGCCTGGAACCGCAAGAAAATAGACGTGTCGAGCCAAGAGGACGACCCACATCAGCTGCTCCAAGAATTGATTTTGTCTGGAAACCTTATCAAGGAGGCTGTTAGGCGCCTCCAGCTCTCTACGGCAGACCGTGCGGATCTCTGCAAACCTGCCGACAGCCTGCAGTGCTAA